The DNA sequence CCCGCAGCGACCACCGCGCCTTCATCGCCGTAGGCTTTGTGGGCTACTTCATCTCGGTCGGCCTGCAGTTCATCGGGACGCGCCTTTCCTCGGCCCACAACGGGGCGATCCTCACCTCCGCCAGCCCGGTCTTTATCCTGCTCTTGGCCTGGCTCATGCTGGGGGAGCGCCTGACCCGCCGCAAGCTGTTCTCGGTGCTGCTGGCGAGCATCGGGGTCATCATCGTCGTGGGGTGGGACGCCACCGCCACCGGCAGCCGGGTACTGGCCGGCAATCTGGCCCTGATCGGCGCCGCCGTCACCTGGGCGCTCCTGTCGGTCCTGGCCCGGAAATTCTCGGCCAGCCTGTCCCCCCTGGTCATCACCACCGGGGCCATCTTCTGGGCCACCGTGATGACGACCCCGGCCATGGTCATCGAATGGCGCTTCCTGCCGGTCAGCGGGCTGGGTAATCCGGTGCTCTGGGGGGCGGTGCTCTACCTGGGGGTCGTTTCCACCGCAGGGGCCTTCTATCTCTGGAACAAGGGGATGAGTCTGGTGGAGGCCGGCTCCGGCTCGGTCTTCTTCTTTCTGCAGCCGGTGGTGGGGGCGCTCCTGGGGTGGCTGGTGCTGGGGGAGCATCTGTCGCTGTCGTTCTTTGCCGGGGGCGGGGTGATTCTGCTGGCGGTGCTGATCGTTTCCTGGCGCCGGGCCTGACCCCTCTTCGGCGCTTTCAACGCACTGCGGGGGAAACGGTCTGCCGTTTCCCCCGCAGTGCGAGCCATGGTCGGTAAACTTAGACCTGCTGCACTTCCTTGACGCCGGGGACCTGCTCCTTCACGGCCCGCTCGATGCCCATCTTGAGGGTCATGGTGGACATGGGGCAACTGCCGCAGGCACCTTTCAGACGCACCTTGACGACGCCGTCGTCGGTCACCTCCACCAGTTCCACATCGCCGCCATCGGCCTGCAGGCCGGGCCGCACCATGTCAAGTACCTTTTCGACTTCTGCTTTCATCGCTGTTCTCCTTTTTGGTATGTGTAATGACACAAAGTCGTGAAAACCGAATCGCCAGGGAGGCAGGATAGCGGTGCCTTTGTCCTGCATATCCCTGTAAAACCGTTTATCAGCCCTGTGTTCCCCTGCTCTCAGTGGTATCACCGCAACGGCAGCCCCGGTTCGGTCAGGTGTTCCGGCTTCATGACCGCTTCCAGCTCCGCCTCCGGCATCAGGCCGCGTTCCAGCACGATCTGCCGGATGGACGTGCCGGTCGCCACCGATTCCTTGGCCACGTCCGCCGCCGCATTGTAACCGATGTACGGGGCCAGCACCGTCACCAGCCCCAGCGAATCCTCCAGATACCGGCGGCAGCGTTCCGCGTTGGCCTCTATCCCCAGTATGCACGATTCGGTGAATTTGCGCACGCCGTTTGTGAGCAGCTCCATGGCGAACAGCACATTGTAGGCGATCAGCGGCATCATCACGTTCAATTCCAACTGCCCGGCCTGGGCCGCCAACATGACCGCCTGGTCGCACCCGATCACCTGGAAGCAGACCATGTTGACCATCTCGGCCATGGAGGGGTTGATCTTCCCCGGCATGATCGAGGAGCCGGGCTGGACCGCCGGCAGGCGGATCTCGTCCAGCCCCGTGCGCGGCCCGGAGGCGAGGAGGCGCAGGTCGTTGGCGATGCGGCCGACGGCGACCGCCGTCCCGCGCAGGGCCGCCGAGAGGGCCAGGAAGGGCTCCATGTTCTGCATGGCCTCGAACAGGTTAGCGCTGGCAATGACCGGAAAACCGGTTGCAGCGGCCAACTCCGCCACCATGCGTGTGCGGTAGTCCGGTTCGGCGTTCAGGCCGGTGCCCACGGCGGTGCCGCCGATGCCCAGTTCCAGAAGCGCCGGAAGGCAGCCCTCCACCCCCTCGCGGCTCCGGCGCACGGCCTCGGCATAGGCGCCGAACTCCTGCCCCAGGCGGATCGGCACCGCATCCTGGAGATGGGTGCGCCCCGATTTGAGGATCGGGTCGAACTCCCGTGCCTTGTCGGCCAGGGCCCTCTCCAGCCCCTCCAGTACCTCCAGCAGCGGGTCGAGCATCCTGAGCGAAGCCAGGCGGATGGCGGTGGGGATCACGTCGTTGGTGGACTGGGCCATGTTGACGTGGTCGTTGGGGTGCAGGGTGGAGAAATCGCCCCGCTGCCGCCCCAGAAGTTCCAGGGCCCGGTTGGCCAGGACCTCGTTGATGTTCATGTTGTGGGAGGTGCCGGCCCCCGCCTGGAAGGGGTCGACCACGAACTGTGCGTCGAATGCGCCCGCCAACGCCTCGTCGGCCGCCGCCACGATGGCGGTGCCGATCTCGGCGGGGAGCCTGCCGCCGGCCATGTTGGCCTTGGCCGCCGCCCTCTTGATGGCCACCGTGGCCCACACAAAGGCGGGATGGGGCTTCAGGCCGGAGATGGGGAAGTTGCGCACCGCCCGTGCCGTCTGGGCACCGTAATACGCCTCGGCGGGGATTTCCATCTCACCGAGGGTGTCTTTTTCCTTGCGTGTGGTCATAGGTGCACCCCCTTTCACGATCTCATCATCTCCTGCATATTTTACCACGCCGGAGACGGAGGAGCGCATGAAACTTCCCGTGAAGCTACTTGCGGTCACTTCTCGAATTTGATGGCTATACCTCTGACGTTGGTGCAGGTATAGGAGAAGATGTTGTAGATGGGTATGAAGCCATAGAGACTGCTGGAAACGGTGACGTTCAGCAGGGCGTCCCCCTTGCTTTGCTCCAACGCCTCGTCCACGGCTGCGGAGAACGAAGAGTTGCCGAAGGGAACAACATTCAATAGAAAGAAGCGGCACGCTTCACCTGCGGCGGGGCCGATCTCTTTATACTGCTGTCCGTTTCTCAGCAGGGCGCCGGGGTCACCCATGCTTTTGGTAACCATGCCCAGATTGCCCACTGAGGTACACCCGGCACACAACATCACGACCGCCAGCAAGATCCACAACCTCTTCATCATCTCCCCTTCGTGCTTATGAGTTTCATCCCGCACCAGGCAATGCCTGGCAAAGGGTTCAGGCAATCACGATCCTGGCAAACCTGCGCTTGCCGATCTGGACGATGTACTCGCCGGCGCTGGCCAGTTCCAGGTTGGTGTCGCTGACCTTTTCGCCGTTCAGCTTGACCCCCCCCTGGTCGATGGAACGCCTCCCCTCGCCGTTGGACTTGGTGAGCCCCGCCTCGGTCATGGCCTTGGCCAGGAGCACCGGGCCGTCGGCCAGGGGGTAGCCGACCTGGGGCATGTCGTCCGGGATCTCGTTCTCCTTGAAGCGTTTGACGAAATTTTCCTCCGCGGCCTCGCCGGCCCCGGCACCGTGGAAACGGGAGACGATCTCGCGCCCCAGGGCCTTCTTGGCCGCCATGGGGTGGACGGAATGATCCTTCAGCCCGGCCTTCAGTCGTTCCAGTTCGGCCAGCGGCATGTCGGAGAGCAGTTCGTAGTAGCGCAGCATCAGGTCGTCGGAGATGGACATGACCTTGCCGAAGATCTCGTCGGGGGCCTCGCTGATGCCGATGTAGTTGCCCAGGGACTTGGACATCTTGTTGACCCCGTCCAGCCCTTCCAAAAGCGGCATGGTCAGGATGCACTGGGGCGGCTGGCCCCACTCCCGCTGCAGTTCACGCCCCATGAGCAGGTTGAACTTCTGGTCGGTGCCCCCCAGCTCCACGTCCGAGTGGAGCGCCACCGAATCGTACCCCTGGATCAAGGGGTAGAGGAACTCGTGGATGCTGATCGGCTGCTGACTGGTGAAGCGCTTGTTGAAGTCGTCCCGCTCCAGCATGCGGGCCACGGTATATTTGGAGGCCAGGCCGATCATGCCGCCGGCGTCCAGGTTGTTGAGCCACTCGGAGTTGAAGACGACCCTGGTCTTCTCCGGGTCGAGGATCTTGAAGACCTGCTCCTTGTAGGTTTCGGCGTTCCTGAGCACATCTTCGCGGGTCAGAACCTTGCGGGTCACGGATTTGCCGGTGGGGTCGCCGATCATGCCGGTGAAGTCGCCGATGAGGAAGTTGACCTCGTGCCCCAGTCGCTGGAACTGGCGCAGCTTCTGGATCAACACGGTATGGCCCAGATGGAGGTCCGGGGCGGTCGGGTCGAACCCGGCCTTGATCTTCAGGGGAACACCGCTTTTGAGGGACTTCTCCAGCTTTTCTTCCAGTTCCTTTTCAACAAGGATTTCCACGGCGCCGCGCTTGATGACGGCCATCTGCTCTGCTACGGACATATCTCTGACTCCCGGTATGGATAGAATTCTAGAATCTTTAGAATCTGCCACAGAGACACAGAGACACGGAGGGACATAGAGAAAAAACAAAAGAAATAAAATTTGGTAAAAGCCCTGAGTTCGTGATCTTAATGCTTTTCTCTGTGTCTCCGTGTCTCTGTGGCGGACTTTTTGTTTGTATCAGTAGTACTCGGGCCGGCGATCATTGAAGCAGGGTATCTGGGCTCGCCAGTCCGCCATGGCCTGCATGTCCAGGGAGGCAACGATTTCACCCTCACCGTCGCCCGCCTCGGCCAGGATCTCACCCTTGGGGTCAATGACCATACTCATGCCGAAGAGCTCCAGTTTGCCGATGGGGCCGCAGGCGTTGCAGGCCACCACGAAGAGCTGGTTTTCGATGGCCCGGGCGCGGAGCAGGGTGCGCCAGTGTTCCTCCCGGGGGCGGGGCCACTGGGCCGGAATGCAGATCACTTGAGCCCCTTCCACGGCCAGCCGGCGGGAAAGCTCGGGGAACCGCAGGTCGTAGCAGATGATCACGCCGACCTTGCCTACGGAGGTCTCGGCCACCAGCCAGCGGTTGCCGCCGGAAAAGGCGCGATCCTCCCCCAAAAGGGAGAAGAGGTGGATCTTGCGGTAGACCCCGGCCAGGGTGCCGTTGTCGGCCAGGAACACGGTGTTGAACACCTTGTCCCCGCCCGGCTCGGGCATGCTGCCGACGATCACCAGGTTCAGCTCCCGCGACAGGGCCAACAACTCCTCCACGATCCCGGCGGTGCGCTGGGCCAGTTCGTTGAGGCTCTTGTAGGCGAAGCCGCTGGACCACATCTCCGGCAGCACGGCCAGGTCGGCCCCTTGCGCGGCGGCGCGCCTCAGAGCCTCCCGGACCTGGGCCAGGTTGGCGTCCACTGCACCCTGTTTGACGTTGAACTGAATGGCGGCTGCCCGGATCACGCTCATGGGTTTCTACCTCACCTCGTCAACGGGGAATTCAGGTAGGCATTGATGATGTCCGTGTAGATCTCCCGGGGTTTGCTGGTGCCGTCGCTGGGGGCGACCATGCCTTCCCGCTCCATCATCTCGATGATGCGCGCAGCCCGGTTGTAGCCGATGCGCAGACGGCGCTGGACCATGGAGATGCTGGCCTGCTTGGTCTCGGCCACCAGCCGCAGGGCATCCTCCCAGCGTTCGTCCTGCTCCTCGTCATCACCGTCGCTCCCCTTCTCGTCCGGATCCTTCATCTCCAGGATGGATTTCTCGTAGACCGGCTTGCCCTGCTTCTTGAGAAAATCCACCACCCGCTGGACCTCGGCGTCGGAGACGAAGGCGCCGTGGATGCGTTGCAGCCTGGAGGTCCCGGGCGGCATGTAGAGCATGTCGCCGGCCCCCAAAAGGCTCTCGGCCCCGTTGCAGTCCAGGATGGTGCGCGAATCGACCTTGGACGACACCTGGAAGGAGATACGCGACGGCAGGTTGGCCTTGATCAGACCGGTGATGACGTCCACCGACGGGCGCTGGGTCGCCAGGATCAGGTGAATGCCCGAGGCGCGGGCCTTCTGGGCCAGGCGGGCAATATGCTCCTCCACCTCGCGGCCGGCCACCATCATCAGGTCGGCCAACTCGTCCACGATGACCACGATGTAGGGGAGGTGGCTGTGCTCCAGCTCCTCCTCGGCGTCCACCGTAAAGGGGATCGGATCGACGGCCGCCTCACCCTCCTGGACGATCTCCTCCAAATCCTCGATGATCTCGGCTTCGGGGATGGCGCTCAACTCTTCCTGCTCCTGGGCTTCGCCGGCCAGCTTCTTGTTGTAGGACTCGATGTTGCGCACGCCCTTGTCGGCCATCAGTTTGTAGCGGCGCTCCATCTCGTTGACCGCCCACTTCAGGGCCAGGGAGGCCTTCTTGGGCTCGGTCACCACCGGCAGCAGCAGGTGGGGGATGCCCTCGTACATGGAGAATTCCAGCATCTTGGGATCGACCATGATCATGCGCACATCCTGAGGCGTGGCGGTGTAGAGCAGGGAGAGGATCATGGTGTTGATGGAGACCGATTTGCCCGATCCGGTGGAGCCGGCCACCAGCAGGTGCGGCGCCTTGCCCAGGTCCGTGACCACCGGCATGCCGGCGATGTCCTTGCCCAGGGCCAGGGGGAGCTTCATCTTGTTGTGGTGGAACTCCTCGCAGTTGAAGATCTCCCGCAGGAAAACCATGTCCCGATCGCGGTTCGGGACCTCGATCCCCACCACCCCCTTGCCGGGAATGGGGGCCACGATACGGATCGACATGGCCTGCAACGCCATGGTAAGGTCATCGGACAGTCCGGCGATCCGGCTGATCTTGATGCCGGGGGCGGGGGAAAACTCGTACATGGTGATGACCGGCCCGGGACAGATCTCCACCACCTCGCCGTCGATGCCGTAGTCCTTGAGTTTCTTTTCCAAAAGCCGGGCGTTCATGGTCAGGGCGTCCCGGTCCAGCTTCTTCTCGGTGACCGGGGGATTGTCCAGCAGGGAGAAGGGTGGGGTGAGGAAGTCGCCGTCGGCCTTGATGAACTCGAAGGATTCCTGGACCGAGGCGCTCTTTTCGGCTTCCTTTTTCCTGGCCTTCTCTTTTTTGAACACATTGGCCTGGACCGGCGGCGGGGTGGCCGGTTTGATGACCGGCCCGGCCGCTGCCGCGGCAACCGGCATCCCCTCCTGCTTGGCCTTTTCCCGCTGGCGCTCCTTGAGCCCGTGGGCGCGGCGTTCCTGCCAGGCGAGCCATTTGTGCTTGATGGTCTCCAGCCACCACCCGGCAAAGAGGATGAAGGAGAAGCGCGACAGGATCATGATCGAGGCCGCCAGGAGCGGCAGCAGGAGGAGCATGGAGCCGGTTACGCCGACCGTTGCCCGGAGCTGGCGGGCGACGATCACCCCCACGGCGCCGCCGGTGGGGACCTGCTGGCCCAGGAACATGGTCTTGTCCCGGAAGAAGGCGAACAGGACGGAAAGGGTGAGCATCAGCCCGAAAAACGCCAGAAGCTTGTAGGAACGCAGGCGGATCTCTTTGAAGCGGAACAGGGTGTAGGCCATGTACAGGAGGGCCAGGGGGACCAGGTAGGAGGCCAGGCCGAAGCAGATGAAGAACAGGTCGGCCACCTGGGCGCCCAGACGCCCCCCCAGGTTATGGACGGTACCCTCGTTGGAGTAGCTGTTGAAGGAGACGTCGCCGGCGTTGAAGGTCACAAACGCCAGCAGGATGAAGACGCCGACCGTGGCGAGCGCCATCCCCTGCAGTTCTTTGGTAAGTTTTTCTTTTCTTTGTTCTGCCATGGGGTCTATAGACTCAAATTCGCAATCAGGTAATGATGAAATCGGGTCATATTACCTGCAATCCGGGGGGAGAGGCAAAGGAAAAAATGGAGCCGGGCCGCAAAAGGAGTTTATTTGACCTTTGTCATGTAAGATTCCGGGATAAGGGGGCATGATGACAACCATGGAAGCGCTTACGAAGCAGCAGAAAAAGGATATCAGGCTGATCGGCAGGTTTGTGGAGGTCTACTGCGCCGACAAGCACGGAGCCGGAGAACGTTCGCTGTTCGGCCTTCCGGCAGGGTTGGGAGAGCACGCCCTGTGCGCCGAATGCGCCGAATTCATGGCCTATGCCGTCGCCCGGCGGTTGAAGTGCCCCCTGGAGGCGGAGAAGCCGACCTGCAAGCGGTGCCGGATTCATTGTTACAATGAGGCGAACCGGGCGAAGGTGAGGGAGATCATGGCCTACTCCGGGAAGAAGCTGCTGTTGCGGGGGCGGCTGGATTATGTGTGGCATTACTTGTTCTGAGATCGAGAATCAAAACCTGCCGCAGAGACGCGGAGACACAAAGGAACTCAGAGATAAAGCTTGAGTCAAAAATTTACGGGGAAAAAGGAGAAAAACATGTTGAGAAAGATCGTAAAGATAGACCAGGACAAATGTGACGGCTGCGGGTTGTGCGTTCCCTCGTGCGCCGAAGGGGCCATAAAGATCGTTGGCGGCAAGGCGGTGCTTTCGGCCGAGAACCTGTGCGACGGCCTGGGGGCCTGCCTGGGCGAGTGCCCGCGTGGCGCCATTACCGTCGAGGAGCGGGAGGCCGACGAATTTGACGAAGCGGCCGTTGAGCGGCATCTTGTCGCCGAGGGTAAGCCCGTTCCCGGCCATCATCACGCCGCCCCGGCACCTGCCCAGCATCACCACCACGGCGGCGGTTGCCCCGGTTCCCGCGCCATGAGCTTCGCCCGCCCGCAGGCGGCGGCCGCTTCGGAACCCACCGGCAGCCGCCAGAGCCAACTGGCCCAGTGGCCGGTGCAGCTGCACCTGGTCTCCACCAGCGCCCCCTATTTCCAGGGCGCCGACCTGCTGATCACGGCCGACTGCGTGCCGGTGGCCTATGCCGGCTACCACGAGGATTTCCTCAAGGGGCGCGCCGTTGTCATGGGCTGCCCCAAACTGGACGACAACCAGTTCTACCAGCAGAAGCTGACCGAGCTCTTTATCCGTTCCGATATCAAGAGCGTCACGGTGCTGAAGATGGAGGTGCCCTGCTGCGGGGGGATCGCCGCGGCTGCCCGGCAGGCCGTTGCCGCCAGCGGCAAGCAGATACCCTACAACGAGGTTACCATCGGCATTCAGGGGCAGATCAAGAAATAGGATTCCGTTGCGGGGGTGTTCCAACAAGGCTTTTATTGCTGACAGACGCTGCAAGTTTGAGTTAGTATACAAAATTTGCATCATTGGAATTCAGTAATAAAACACCCTGGAGCACCCCCGTGAGGCAACGGTCCGCACTTACCATCACGCAGTTCAAGACACGCGTCAGGCTTATCGTCGGGCTGCTGCTGGTGGTTGTTATCGCTATCTCGGCCTGGCAGATGGCTTCCGAACGCCACGCCATCGTCAATGCCGCCGAAAAACAGTCCGAGGGGTATGTCCGCGCCCTCGGAGAACACGCCGGCAGCGCCTTTGCCGAGGCGGACCGCGCCTTGCAGGATATCGTCGGCGAGATCGATCAGCGGGGGGGGATGGAGCGGGTCGATCAACGCACCCTGTTCCACCTCATCAGGCGCCAGGGAGGCGATACCCCCCAGATCGGCGCGATCTTCATCGTCAACCGCAGCGGGGTCATGACGGTCAATTCCCTGGAGTTCCCTTCCCGGCAGATCAACGTTGCCGACCGGGACTATTACCTCTCCGGCAGGGGCAACCCCCGCGCCGGGCTCTTTTTCAGCAGGCCGCTCGTGAGCCGGTTGAGCAATTGCTGGCGTTTCACCATGACACGGCCGCTCGTCGCGGCGGACGGCAGCTTCTCCGGGCTGGTGGCGGCGGCTTTCGAGATCGATTACTTCCATCGCTTTTATACCTCGACGAGCCTCGGGCCGCGGGGCAAGGTGCTTCTGGTCCGAACCGACGGGGCGCCGCTGGTGAACGAGCCGTTTGCCGAAAACGCCTATACGACCGACTTCCGACAGTCCGCTCTCTTCCGACGCTATCTGCCCCATGCCCCGGCAGGAACCTTCCGCGGCTCTCAGAGCCCCCAGGATACCACCCCCCGCATTATTTCATACTATCGGATCTCCCGCTTTCCCGTCGTGGCTGTCGTCTCCCTGCACCAGGGCGACTTCCTGGATTCCTGGCGGCAGAAAGCCGTTTTTCAGGCAACCATCCTGGCGGGCCTCAGCCTGACCATCCTCTTGCTGATGCACCTGTTGCTGAACTACCTCGACCGCCTGCACGGGGCGCAGAACTCCCTGCGGGAGGAGCGGGAACTGGTTCGGCTCAAGGCGGCGCAAATCGATGCCGCCAACGACGCGATCCTGTTGACGGATCGCGAGGGGCATCTGCTGCACGTCAACACGACCCTGTGCCACATGACCGGTTTTACCCAGGACGAACTGCGGCACAAGAACCTCCGTGACCTGCAGACCCGGGAATTTGCGGCCTGTACGGATGCCCACACCACCGCGGCCCTGGAACGCGGAGAGGCGGTCTTCGAGTCGGCCTACCTTGCCAAAGGTGGAACGGTCCTGCCGGTGGAAATCCATGCCCGGGCCATGACGGATGACGGGAAGGGCCTGATCCTGAGCATCGTCAGGGATATCAGCGAGCGCAAGCGCAACGAGTTGCGCGAGCATACCAGGCTGCGCATCCTGGAAGAGATGGCGACCGGCGCCGGTCTGGCGGACATCCTGCTCCACATTGTCGGCTTTGTGGAGCAGGAGTGCAGAGGCGCGCTCTGCTCCATACTCCTCTTGGATGAGGACGAACAACACCTCCGCCGTGGCGTCGCCCCGAGCCTTCCCGATTCCTATAACCGGGCCGTTGACGGGCAGCGGCCCGGTCAGTGGCTGCTCTCCGGCGGGGCGGATGGCCGCCGATACCGGCGGATGATCGTGGACGATTTGGCGGCACACCCCTCGTGGAGAGACTTCATCCCCGCCCGGGAAGCGGGCCTGCGCGCCTGTTGGGCGGAACCGGTGTTTTCGTCGGAGGATGAGTTGCTCGGCACCGTTGCCATGTACTACCGGGAGCCACGGACACCGGATCAATTCGAGATCCAGATGATCGAGACCGCCGCGCATCTCGCCAGCATCGCCATCGGACGCTTCAAGATCGAGGAACGGCGGAACCATCTTGAGGTGCAACTGCACCATGTGCAGAAGATCGAGGCCATCGGGCAGTTGGCCGGCGGGATCGCCCATGACTTCAACAACCTCCTGACCCCCATACTCGTCTATGCCGAAATGATGCAGAACAAACTGGCCAAGGACGACCCCCAGAGGGGCAAGACCCAGGGGATTATCTCGGCGGCCTGCAAGGCGCGGGATCTGACCCAGCAGCTTCTCAGCTTCGGGCGCAAGCAGATGCTCACGATCCAGCCGGTGGACCTGAACGGGATCGTCCGCATGTTCCAGGATATCCTGCGCCGCACCATTCGGGAGAGTGTCTCCATCGATATCCGCCTGGCGCCGGGAAAGGTCGTCGCCCTGGCGGATCGCGGCCAGATCGAGCAGGTCCTGCTCAATCTGGCGGTCAATGCCCAGGATGCGATTACGGGGAACGGCACCATCATCGTCGAAACCGGCCATGTGGTGCTGGACAGCGAATATGCCCGCCTGCATCCCGGCATGCGGCCCGGTCCCTATGCCTTGCTGGCCTTCAGCGACAATGGCTGCGGCATGGATGACGAAACCCTGGTGCACATCTTCGAGCCGTTCTTCACCACCAAGCAGGTGGGGCATGGGACAGGGCTCGGCCTGGCCACGGTCTACGGCATCATCAAGCAGCATGAAGGGTATATCACCGTGAGAAGCGGCAGTGGGGAAGGGACGACCTTCTGCCTCTATCTGCCGCTCGGCCACCATGAAACGGCCGCAAAGGAGCTGGAACCCGCTGCACCGACGGCGGCGCCCGGCACGCCCCGCGGCGGGAGCATCATGGTTGTGGAGGACAACGACATGGTCCGGGAGATGACGGTGGAACTGCTGGAGTCATCGGGCTATCGCGTGCTTGTGGCGGACCATCCCGCCGCGGCCCGGGAACTCGCCCGGCAGCACAGGACCGTCATCGACCTGCTGGTAACCGATGTGGTCATGCCGGAGATGAACGGCAGGGAGCTGTACGGCTGTTTGCATGAATCCCTGCCCAAGCTCAGGGTGCTGTATATTTCCGGTTACGCCAATGAGCTCTTTGTCCACGACGGGATGCTCGAAGAGGGCATTGATTTTCTCCAGAAGCCGTTCACGGCGGAACGCTTTCTGGAACGGGTCAGGCAGGCGTTGGAGTGATTAAGCCGCCGTTCCTGTTTCAGGGGGGCACGCGGATGAACCGCCGTCCTTGCATGGGGGGCTTCCCATGAAGATATTCCGGGGTATCCCCTCCCGCCATGGGTCTGGTGTGGTATACTTGCCGGCAATGATATCCCACCTGCCGGGAGCGAGACCATGAACCCACGAATCGAGATCATACGGGGAGACCTCACGCATATGGCCGTGGACGCCATTGTCAATGCCGCCAACAACACCCTGCTGGGCGGCGGCGGGGTCGACGGCGCCATCCATCGGGCGGCCGGGCCGGAACTGATGGCGGAATGCGCCGGCCTGGGGGGCTGCGAGACCGGGGATGCCAAGATTACCAGGGGCTACCGGCTGGCTGCGCGCCATGTCATCCATACCGTTGGCCCGGTCTGGCGCGGCGGCGCCCAGGGAGAACCGGATCTTCTGCGAAGCGCCTATAGGCGCTGTTTTGAGGTGGCCGCAAAGAGCGGGCTGGCGAGCATCGCGTTTCCGGCCATCAGTTGCGGGGTGTACGGCTACCCCATGGGGGCTGCGGCCCTGATCGCGCTGGCGGCGGCAAAGGAGGCCGCGGCGTGCGATCCCGCGCTGGAGCGGGTCGTCTTCGTCGTGTATAACGACGAGGCGCTGCAGGTCTATCGGCAGGCGGCCGCGGCCCTGAAACTGGAAACGGATTGAGGGGGGAGCGCTACTGGGGAGGTTCCTTGTCTTCCGAGATGCTGGTCCGCCAGTTGAAGGCGTCCAGTTGGGCGGTCAGCAGGGTTGCGATGGGGATGCCGCAGGTTTCGGTCAGGTTGGTGACTTCGCCGAAGTTGGTCTGTTCCAGGGTCTCGGCCAGGGCCAGAAGGCCACCCAGCTTCCCCTCGCGGTTGATCAGCGCCGCGGAGATTTCGTCGTTCAACTGCAATTCGCGCACTACCCCCTCCACGGAGGTCTCGAAAAGCACATCGACCAGCGACAGGATGCCGAGCATGAAGGCCGCCTCCACCTGTTCGCTGCCCCGGGGCAGGTGGTAACGCTCCATGACCAGGTACTCCAGCAGGCGTCCCCGAACGGCGGCCATCTCCAGCAGGGGGTTGTCGACCCCGCGGCTGTCGGCGCTGGCAAAGATGGCCAGTTGAACCCAGCGGCGCAGCTTGCCGAGCCCGAGCAGCATGATGGCGTGCCGCAGGCTCTTGATCTTCTCCCGCAGCCCCAGATGCACCGAATTTACCAGTTTCAGCAGGTTGTACGACAATTCCGGGTGGTCCCTGAATACCTCCTCGATCTTGCCGAAATCCGTTTCGCTCTTAAGGTAGCCGAGCAGCCGCAGCATAGCCATCTTGGAAGGTTCGAGCCCTTTGCGCTTGAGCACCACCGGCCGTTCGAAGAAGTACCCCTGGAAGAGCTCGAAGCCCAGCTCGAGGCAGTCCTGAAACTGCTCCTGGGTTTCTATCCGTTCCGCCAGGAGCGTGAGGGGAAACTGGCGGAGCGCGGCGACGGCCTCGTGCAGGACGACGGGATCGGTCTCCAGGAGGTCGATCTTGACGATGTCCACGAAGCTATACAGATCGTGGTGGTCCGGGGAATAGATGTGGTCGTCCAGGGCGATGCGGAAGTTCTTGGCCTTGAGTTCGCTGCAGCGCTCCTTGACCGCGCCGGTCAGTTCCACCGACTCGAGCAGCTCCAGGATGGTTTGCTTGGGAGGCAGGACTTCGACCATGTCCGAGAAGAGCACATCGTGGGTGACGTTGATGAAGCCATCCTTGTCCCCCAGCACATTGCGGAAGCCGAAGTTGGCCATGGCGCTGGATATGACGCT is a window from the Oryzomonas sagensis genome containing:
- a CDS encoding DNA translocase FtsK, whose amino-acid sequence is MAEQRKEKLTKELQGMALATVGVFILLAFVTFNAGDVSFNSYSNEGTVHNLGGRLGAQVADLFFICFGLASYLVPLALLYMAYTLFRFKEIRLRSYKLLAFFGLMLTLSVLFAFFRDKTMFLGQQVPTGGAVGVIVARQLRATVGVTGSMLLLLPLLAASIMILSRFSFILFAGWWLETIKHKWLAWQERRAHGLKERQREKAKQEGMPVAAAAAGPVIKPATPPPVQANVFKKEKARKKEAEKSASVQESFEFIKADGDFLTPPFSLLDNPPVTEKKLDRDALTMNARLLEKKLKDYGIDGEVVEICPGPVITMYEFSPAPGIKISRIAGLSDDLTMALQAMSIRIVAPIPGKGVVGIEVPNRDRDMVFLREIFNCEEFHHNKMKLPLALGKDIAGMPVVTDLGKAPHLLVAGSTGSGKSVSINTMILSLLYTATPQDVRMIMVDPKMLEFSMYEGIPHLLLPVVTEPKKASLALKWAVNEMERRYKLMADKGVRNIESYNKKLAGEAQEQEELSAIPEAEIIEDLEEIVQEGEAAVDPIPFTVDAEEELEHSHLPYIVVIVDELADLMMVAGREVEEHIARLAQKARASGIHLILATQRPSVDVITGLIKANLPSRISFQVSSKVDSRTILDCNGAESLLGAGDMLYMPPGTSRLQRIHGAFVSDAEVQRVVDFLKKQGKPVYEKSILEMKDPDEKGSDGDDEEQDERWEDALRLVAETKQASISMVQRRLRIGYNRAARIIEMMEREGMVAPSDGTSKPREIYTDIINAYLNSPLTR
- a CDS encoding ATP-binding protein codes for the protein MLRKIVKIDQDKCDGCGLCVPSCAEGAIKIVGGKAVLSAENLCDGLGACLGECPRGAITVEEREADEFDEAAVERHLVAEGKPVPGHHHAAPAPAQHHHHGGGCPGSRAMSFARPQAAAASEPTGSRQSQLAQWPVQLHLVSTSAPYFQGADLLITADCVPVAYAGYHEDFLKGRAVVMGCPKLDDNQFYQQKLTELFIRSDIKSVTVLKMEVPCCGGIAAAARQAVAASGKQIPYNEVTIGIQGQIKK
- a CDS encoding nitrous oxide-stimulated promoter family protein; amino-acid sequence: MMTTMEALTKQQKKDIRLIGRFVEVYCADKHGAGERSLFGLPAGLGEHALCAECAEFMAYAVARRLKCPLEAEKPTCKRCRIHCYNEANRAKVREIMAYSGKKLLLRGRLDYVWHYLF